The stretch of DNA TCTGGCGCCACCGCCTCGACTCGGTAAGTTCGTTCTTGGTCGGTTCGGTTCACGAGCTTGGCGCGGAGGATGTTCTCGACCTCGCCACCTGCCGTGATGTTGAACGGGCTCCCCAAGCCGCGGAGCAGCGTCACGTCGAACGCCTTGCGGCTCACTAACAACGTGACGAATAGCACGCTGAGAGCCAGTATCAAACCCATGTAGATGAGCACCCGCGGACGGGCAATCGGCGTTGGCTTGCCTGCGAGCGCGGATTGCGAGCTGTAACGGATAAGTCCTCGGGGTAGGCCGACGCGGTCCATCACATGGTCGCAGGCGTCGATGCACTGTGTGCAGTTGACGCACTCGAGTTGCAACCCGTCGCGGATGTCGATGCCGGTTGGGCAGACCTCCACGCACTGGTGACAATCAACGCAGTCACCAAGTCCCTTTGCCTTCCGGTCGCGGCCATGGCCGCGTGGCTCCCCGCGGGTCGTGTCGTAGCCAACAATCAAGCTCGAACGATCGAGCAGCACTGACTGGAACCGTCCGTAAGGGCAACCGATGATGCACAGCTGCTCGCGCCAGTAGCAGAAGTCGAACAGGATCAGCACCGTGACGAACGCCACCAGCGCGAAAGCGCGGGGGTGCTCTAGGGGCGTCGAGTTCCAGATGTAGGTGTTGAGTTGATCCACACCGATAAAGTAGGCAAGGAACGTGTTCGCGAGGTGAACCGCGATGACGAGGAACACCAAGTACATCGCCACGGTGCGCCAACCGGCGACGGCATGGCGGGGTTTGCCACCCTTGCCCATCGTGCCCAGGCAGAGCCGTTCGATCGGACGAAAGACGAACTCCATATAGACCGTTTGCGGGCATGCCCAGCCGCACCACACTCGTCCCATGATGGCGGTGGCGAAGAAGACCGTCAGAAACACAATCAGCCCGAACACCGCGAGCAGTTCGAGGTCGGTGGGCCGAAACTCCAGCCCGAAGACCATGAAGCGGGCTTCCCACAGATCGAACTGCAATGCCTGCCGCCCATTGATCTTGATGAACGGCAGCAGCGTGTAGACAGCAATCAACGCATAGGCGACGACGCGTCGGCGTGACCAGAACCGCCCCGCCGCGAGCCGCGGCGTAAGCCAACGCCGGCGCCCGTCGCTCTCGAGCGTCGAGAGCACCCGCTCCTCGGGCGGCAGTACCGGCAGTTCATTCACCATGGCCATGAGATCGAATCAATGCGAGCCGGGTGGCCTCAGCCCCCGGAGGGCCAAGGAGCAATCTCAACGCCCTCCGTGAGTCGAGCGCTCTTCAAGTTCTTCCCACGCAGCGACGCCACGTACGCGGCGGCGAGCACGACTTCATTCGGGTGGAGGCGATTCCCCCATGCCGGCATGGCGCCGTTCTTCGCGCCGTCGCGGATCACTGTGGCGATGTCCTCGATCTTCTTGACGTTCAGGTAGTTGTCGTCGGTGAGGTTGGGGCCAGAGATGCCGATTCCTTCGGGGCCGTGGCACGAGACGCAGTTGGTCTTGAAGGTCGACTCGCCGACAGGGAGCCACTTGGGGTCGTTCATGAACTTGACGATCGTCGTTTCGTCGGGCGTCAAGTCGCCGATCTCTCCAAATTGCAGCCGCATGTTGTCGGCGAGGCTGGCCTGGTACTGGTCGGCGAGCGTGCGGCCTTGCAGCGGCGCATGGAACCAAATCGCATAGATCGGCGAGAAGACGATCGTCGCGACGAACATAAGCTCCCACCAGCGCGGCGTGGGGTTGTCGTATTCTTGGATCCCGTCGTATGAGTGACCGGTGAGGACTTCGTCGCCAGCGGGCTCAAGCGGAGTGGTGGATTCTTCGGCCATGCCGCGTTCCTTCAGTTGATCGAAACGAAGTTCTTATCGTGGCTGTTCGAGCCGTCGCAAACGCCGCACAAAACACTGTCCTCGTCGTCGAACGGGTCTTCAAGTTCACTCTCAAAGAGTTCTTGGAACTCCTCTAGCTCTGAGTCGTCCTCAACCCGATCAGCCTCATCGTTGAGCGGCAATGACGCCCAACCCGAGATCTGTTTGTAGAGCCGCGTCATTGTCCAGACGGTGATCGCGGCGTAGACGCCGAAGAAAGTGAGCAGTCCGTACACGGCGTACGGGGTGAGGCCGAGGTCGGCAATCGATTCTTTAACCATGATCCTTTCTTACGTTGTTAAGGCGCCGTCGCAGTGCGATCGGCGGGCGCTGGAGGCTCCGGGGTGACGCTTTTCTCGGCCGTTGTGCCGAGAACGCCAGAGTCCGCGGGCGACACTTCTTCGGCCGAAGCGTCGGGGGTTTTGAAGAGGTCCGTTCCAACTCGCTGGATGAACGCCACTAGGGCGATCACCTCTTTGTCGGCGAGGTCGATCGACTGGCCAAAGTTGCCGGCGCGGTCGGGGAGTTCGGTGTATGGTTGACCTTGGTTCTGCTCGACAAACTCTTTCGCAATCGAAGCGGCCTGCGCCTGAGCGTCGGCTTTCGCCTGCTCCAGATTGTCCCCCTCATACTGCGGGTACGGCACGCCGAGCGTCTGCATCGCCATCACGCGGAGCGGAATCGAGTCAAAGTCGAGCTTCTTCCGCATCAGCCACGGGTAAGGCGGCATGATCGAGCCGTCGTTGAACTCCTGCGGGTTGCGAAAGTGCAGAACGTGCCACTGATGGCTCTGCTTGCCCCCTTCGCGGGAGAGGTCGGGACCGATGCGACGCGATCCCCACTGGAACGGGTGGTCGTAAACGCTTTCGCCCGGCTTGCTGTACTCGCCGTAACGCTTAGTCTCGGCGACGGTGGGACGGATCATCTGCGAGTGGCAGTTGTAACACCCCTCGCTGACGAAGATGTCTCGCCCCGCCAGCTCAAGCGGCGTATAGGGCGTCACCGTAGCGATCGTTGGCACGTTCGAGCGGATGACGAACGTTGGCACCAGTTCGAGCAAGGATGCCGCCGCAACGGCAATCGTCGTCATAATGGTGAACTTAATCGGCATCCGCTCCCAGACGCGGTGCCACCACATACTGCTGAAGACGTCCCACGCCCGGGCGTAGTCGGTCACCGTCTCGAGGTTCGATGTCGGCGCCGTCTCTGGCGTGAAGGCCACGTCCTTCAGGGCGGGCGCCTCGTAGACAGGGACTTCGTAATTCGCCGGACGCGACTGCCAAGTCTTGTAAAAGTTCCAACTCCCGACGAGTGCGCCGGCGATGTAGAGGCTGCCGCCGATCGCCCTGAGATAGTACATCGGGATGATCGCTTTGGTCGTCTCGACAAAGTCGGGATAAGCCAGTGCGCCCTTGGAGTCAATCGTCCCCCACATCAGCCCTTGCAGAATGCCGGCGACGTAGAGCGGCAGCACGTAGACCAAGATGCCGATTGTCGCCACCCAGAAGTGGGTCTCGGCGAGTTTCGTGCTGTAGAGCTTCGTCTGGAAGAGACGCGGCGCGAGCCAGTAGCACATGCCGAACACCATGAAGCCGTTCCAGCCAAGCGCGCCGGCGTGGACGTGGGCGATGGTCCAGTCCGTGAAGTGGCTGAGGGCATTGACGTACTTGATCGAGAGCATTGGGCCCTCGAACGTGCTCATACCATAGAACGTGATGCCGACGACGAAGAACTTTAGCACCGGGTCAGTCGTCACCTTATGCCAAGCCCCGCGGAGCGTCAGAAGGCCGTTGATCATGCCGCCCCAGCTCGGCATCCACAGCATGAGCGAGAAGACCATGCCCAGCGTCTGCGCCCACTCAGGGATTGCCGAGTAGTGCAGGTGGTGTGGGCCGGCCCAGATGTAGATGAATACCAGCGACCAGAAGTGGAGGATGCTCAGGCGGTAGCTAAAGACCGGGCGATCCGCCGCCTTCGGTAGGAAGTAGTACATTAGCCCGAGGAACGGCGTCGTCAGGAAGAACGCCACCGCGTTGTGTCCGTACCACCATTGCATCATGGCGTCTTGGACGCCGGCGTAGATCGGGTAGCTCTTGATGATCGTGGGCGAGAGGATCGGCACCCACAGGTTGTTGAAGATGTGCAGCACCGCCACGGTGATGATCGTCGCGATGTAGAACCACAACGCGACGTACATATGACGCTCACGACGTGTCACGAGCGTCATGAAGAAGTTCACGCCGAAGAATCCCGCCCAGACGACAGCGATGGCGATGTCGATCGGCCATTCGAGCTCGGCATACTCCTTACTCTGCGTGATCCCTAGCGGTAGCGTCAGCGCCGCGGAGACGATGATCGCTTGCCAGCCCCAGAAATGAAGCCGGCTAAGCGTATCGCTCCACATCCGCGCCTTACAGAGTCGCTGGGTGGAGTAGTAGATCGCTGTGAAGATGCCGTTGCCGGCGAAAGCGAAGATCACCGCGTTGGTGTGCAACGGCCGCAATCGCCCAAAAGTGATCCACTCGATCCCACCGTTGAGCGAGGGGAAGGGCAACTGCAACGCGATCAGCATGCCGACGGAGAAGCCCACCAAACCCCAGATGAGGGTCGCGGCGAGGAACATCCGCACAATGGCGTCGTCGTAGCTGAAGCGTTCGAGCCGCGCATCGGCGGCGGTAGAGGACTCGCTCATCGCGTCAGAGATTCTCCGTGAATCGTATCGCGTCGGGGAACGATAGAATTTGATCGACTCGTTACTTCGCGAGTAGTCGCGTCAATCCGCCGCACCGCCGCCGGCCTTCTTGGGCGGCAGCAGGCTGTCGATCGTGAAGACATGGGGCGTCGTCTCGCACAGCGGCTTGAGGCCGGTGTTGCGACGCAAAAGTTCAGCAATGGTGGTCTCGCCGAATCGACGCTCGGTCTCGGCGATCGCCTCGTCGAGCATCGTGTGTAACGGGCAAAGTCCGCCGGTGTGCGTTTGCAGCCTGAGCGGGCAACGGGTGATCCTCTGGATGGGATCGACGCAGCCGATGATCTCCAGGACCGTCAACTGCTCCGGATCGCGAGCGAGCGAGTACCCGCCATTGATCCCGCGTTGACTGGTGAGGATACCCACCCGTCCGAGGGGTTGGAGCACCTTGGGGAGGTAGCTCACCGAGACGTGCGTCCCCTCAGCCAGCTGCTGCGTGGTTTGGGGCTCACCGGGGTTCTGAGCCAGCCAAACCACGGCCCGCAACGCGTATTCAGCGGTTTGGGAGACGGCCATAATTGCCTCGAAGGCTCAGTACGATGGGTAGTTAGTGCAGAGAAAGACATAGAGGATCTGTCTATCTCCAGATCGGAATATCGGCATTCAGGCCATTAAAGTCAAGTGTGTCATTTTGTCCGATAGGCTAGTTGGACCAATTTGTCGGGATTCGCTCATGTTGCCTGAGGCCTCTGTGCCGGTCGCAGCGCATCCACCACCACAGAGGTATTGATGAGGCAAAGCGGAATGCCGGCGCCGATTTAGATGCCAGCAACGGCTCGGATGCCGCGGCTAGCGGAGCGCGGCGATCGTCTGGCGCCCGGATCGCATCGGACACGGAGGTGACGCAATGAAACATCACGAATGGGGCCTGGTGGGCCTGGCGCTGGCCGCTGTAACGATGCCGGCTTGGGCGACTAGCGGCGACGTGGCATTCGCGACCAGCGACACGGCCGCAGCGATAGAAACGGCTTGCTGGGACACCGACTGTGGCGACGGATGTGGTGGTGACGCGTGCTGCGGTGATTCGGTCGGCTGTGGGTCGAGCTGCGGCTCTAGCTGCTGCCTTGAGAATTGCGGGCTCTTTGGCCTTGGGTGCCTAACGTATGACAGCTGCTCGGATGGCTGCGGCTTGCCGGAGTTGTTGCTGGGATCGATCGCTTGCCCGTCGGAGCGTTGCTTCGACGACTTCATCAGCCCGATGACCAACCCGGTCTACTTTGAAGACCCGCGGAACGTCACCG from Botrimarina mediterranea encodes:
- a CDS encoding Rrf2 family transcriptional regulator, whose protein sequence is MAVSQTAEYALRAVVWLAQNPGEPQTTQQLAEGTHVSVSYLPKVLQPLGRVGILTSQRGINGGYSLARDPEQLTVLEIIGCVDPIQRITRCPLRLQTHTGGLCPLHTMLDEAIAETERRFGETTIAELLRRNTGLKPLCETTPHVFTIDSLLPPKKAGGGAAD
- a CDS encoding cbb3-type cytochrome c oxidase N-terminal domain-containing protein, producing the protein MAEESTTPLEPAGDEVLTGHSYDGIQEYDNPTPRWWELMFVATIVFSPIYAIWFHAPLQGRTLADQYQASLADNMRLQFGEIGDLTPDETTIVKFMNDPKWLPVGESTFKTNCVSCHGPEGIGISGPNLTDDNYLNVKKIEDIATVIRDGAKNGAMPAWGNRLHPNEVVLAAAYVASLRGKNLKSARLTEGVEIAPWPSGG
- the ccoN gene encoding cytochrome-c oxidase, cbb3-type subunit I, translated to MSESSTAADARLERFSYDDAIVRMFLAATLIWGLVGFSVGMLIALQLPFPSLNGGIEWITFGRLRPLHTNAVIFAFAGNGIFTAIYYSTQRLCKARMWSDTLSRLHFWGWQAIIVSAALTLPLGITQSKEYAELEWPIDIAIAVVWAGFFGVNFFMTLVTRRERHMYVALWFYIATIITVAVLHIFNNLWVPILSPTIIKSYPIYAGVQDAMMQWWYGHNAVAFFLTTPFLGLMYYFLPKAADRPVFSYRLSILHFWSLVFIYIWAGPHHLHYSAIPEWAQTLGMVFSLMLWMPSWGGMINGLLTLRGAWHKVTTDPVLKFFVVGITFYGMSTFEGPMLSIKYVNALSHFTDWTIAHVHAGALGWNGFMVFGMCYWLAPRLFQTKLYSTKLAETHFWVATIGILVYVLPLYVAGILQGLMWGTIDSKGALAYPDFVETTKAIIPMYYLRAIGGSLYIAGALVGSWNFYKTWQSRPANYEVPVYEAPALKDVAFTPETAPTSNLETVTDYARAWDVFSSMWWHRVWERMPIKFTIMTTIAVAAASLLELVPTFVIRSNVPTIATVTPYTPLELAGRDIFVSEGCYNCHSQMIRPTVAETKRYGEYSKPGESVYDHPFQWGSRRIGPDLSREGGKQSHQWHVLHFRNPQEFNDGSIMPPYPWLMRKKLDFDSIPLRVMAMQTLGVPYPQYEGDNLEQAKADAQAQAASIAKEFVEQNQGQPYTELPDRAGNFGQSIDLADKEVIALVAFIQRVGTDLFKTPDASAEEVSPADSGVLGTTAEKSVTPEPPAPADRTATAP
- the ccoG gene encoding cytochrome c oxidase accessory protein CcoG, whose amino-acid sequence is MAMVNELPVLPPEERVLSTLESDGRRRWLTPRLAAGRFWSRRRVVAYALIAVYTLLPFIKINGRQALQFDLWEARFMVFGLEFRPTDLELLAVFGLIVFLTVFFATAIMGRVWCGWACPQTVYMEFVFRPIERLCLGTMGKGGKPRHAVAGWRTVAMYLVFLVIAVHLANTFLAYFIGVDQLNTYIWNSTPLEHPRAFALVAFVTVLILFDFCYWREQLCIIGCPYGRFQSVLLDRSSLIVGYDTTRGEPRGHGRDRKAKGLGDCVDCHQCVEVCPTGIDIRDGLQLECVNCTQCIDACDHVMDRVGLPRGLIRYSSQSALAGKPTPIARPRVLIYMGLILALSVLFVTLLVSRKAFDVTLLRGLGSPFNITAGGEVENILRAKLVNRTDQERTYRVEAVAPESLHLLSSVELKLGAGESVTEPLHLLAPQEAFQERGGTVKATLRFVDDVGESVEQVYLLFGPVTGAIERESSTTPSSPESESADAKP